Proteins encoded in a region of the Trichomycterus rosablanca isolate fTriRos1 chromosome 26, fTriRos1.hap1, whole genome shotgun sequence genome:
- the rpl36a gene encoding large ribosomal subunit protein eL42, which produces MVNVPKTRRTYCKKCKKHQPHKVTQYKKGKDSLYAQGKRRYDRKQSGYGGQTKPIFRKKAKTTKKIVLRLECVEPNCRSKRMLAIKRCKHFELGGDKKRKGQVIQF; this is translated from the exons ATG GTGAACGTACCGAAGACCCGCAGGACCTACTGCAAGAAATGCAAGAAACACCAGCCTCATAAAGTCACCCAGTACAAGAAGGGCAAGGATTCGCTCTACGCCCAGG GTAAGAGGCGTTACGACAGAAAGCAGAGCGGTTACGGTGGACAGACGAAGCCTATCTTCAGAAAGAAG GCTAAAACCACAAAGAAGATCGTGCTGAGGCTGGAGTGTGTGGAGCCCAACTGCCGCTCTAAGAGAATGCTGGCCATTAAGAGGTGCAAGCACTTCGAGCTGGGAGGAGACAAGAAGAGAAAG GGCCAGGTCATCCAGTTCTAA